TGATGGTACGGAAAGAATCCTCCTTGAAGATAATCAACCATATGGAGGGAGTCGACCAGCCCAATTCAATGAGCATGCGTCCAGCCACATGAGGGATAATGCGAAATACGGACGGTGGGGCCACATTATTTCTTTACGGTCGCAGCCAAACAAGAGGTCACGTTAACAAGAAGCAGCTGCTCTGATCGGTGGCATTGTTAAGCTCGTCTACCTTCGAGGTTCACTCACTTGTGATGGCTCAAAAGACACAAAAACCAAGGGATAGGTTGCTGGTTTAATCAGGTCCGGTgaaaacgaaaggaaaaaaaatgactgTGCAGttgaatcatcatcatcatcatcatcttgtcATTTTCCCTCTGAAGGAAATAGGGCCTTGCCTTCTCTCTCTCCAAGCTTCTCGGTCTTTCGCATAACTACCGGCGTCTGCCCAACCTTTGAACCCAAGTTTACCTCGTTCTCTCTCTACCGTTCTTCGCCATGTCTCCTTCGGCCCACCTCTCCATCTGCAATTCCTCTCAGTGTccattttccatttacactttTCCTCAGCACTTTACACTTTTCCTCAGCTCACgcccaatcagtttccagcgtcTACGTTTTATCTGCTTAGTGATCTCATCGGCCATATTCGTCTTGAATCTTATCTCTTCATTTGTCCCTTTCACAGACCAGTAAATCTTCAGAATTCGTCGTAGGCACTTGTGGAGGAAAACATTAAGCTTGGTCTCGTCGCTTTTAATCATTCGGCAAGTTTCGCAACCATAGAGAAGGACAGCAGTTGAATACACGAGTGAAAATGTAATGGAAGAACGCATAAAATCCAGGAGCCGagtgaaaaaggaaaagatgaaaaaagCACACGAACAGAGAAACTTAAGTCTGCCTGTGTGGAGTCCTATAGCAAACgaaaaatccaaagaaaaacaaagagaaggAGCATGAACCAAAAATTGAATGAATGGATAAAAGGCAAAGGGAAAAACGGATGAACGGCGTTTTTCAGAACGTAATTGTTTATATTTAGTTGAACAAGTTACGGAATACTAAATACTACGAGGCAtcaaatcagtttttttttcatgttgttgACCCGGCAACTTTGCAGGGGTAATGTAATCATGATTACAACATCAGCTACAAAATGGACATTTAAGCTTCTTAGTGCTACATCAAAAATGCAATCAAAATGAGAACTTATCATGATGATAAAAACCCCTCTCACCTTAAGAAGGTGcgaatttcaaaaacaacaagacaagacaagacaagttGGCGACCGcagtcgaaggcaacccgaaggctcctttttcaaTGCTTCTACCATGACTTGCGGCATCTACCGCAACTCATGGCAGGGGTGGGCGCAACTCCTATCCCGTTCTATacacaacttgtccccagtaGTACTGGTACTCACTTTACTCACcacgaatggatggaaagctgagtgaactttggagcgAATAACATTTTTCTTGCCAAGAAGCATCGATCACATCTCGCCAAAAGAAAACCAAGGGGAAAACGACAAAACGTGAAAATGTTTATGAATTAAGCAGTTTCGATAACTTTTTGTCAGGTAAAATAATGTGAGGTATTTCTCGTTTGTATCTCAAATATTTCAGATGATTAAATTAATCGAGACATCTGTGATAACGAAAACACAGTCTTTTCAAATGTCAGTAGATTCTCCTGATTGCTTTTAACATAGAAGGTCCAATAGTTGATGAGGTCAGTTTTGAGAAGAACCGTCTGAAGCTCAAGGTTAAGCCGTTGAACAACTCAAAAGATAAATTGTGGGCGTGCTTGAAGTAAgagtctttcctttgtttcggtgCGTCGATTGTTCATATTTCGCGTTCTTTTGTCAAGGGCATTTTTGAGATACATGCAGTGCATTTTATCACGGAACGTTCCTCAGGCGGAAAgggacgggggggggggggtggggggaggaaGGGAGGTGGCGTACAAAAAGGCGGAATAGGAGTTCACTGCACTGAGTCACTGAATCGCGATAGATTAGAAGAACAGCAACGTGGCGTTTCGTATCAAAAGAAGATCAAAGTCTCCCAGTTTTTTCCTGTAACTAACGTACCCggtatatcattaaatgcgtgactttttcacttttgtttacgttaacaaaaagagttcgcatgccaattgtgtaaggataattgttctcagattcatcacatccttttgataactctcaattttttggtgcgtcttataaccgagtattttcacGTAATTTTCagttgagaacttagcttgattaaattgctaagtttggggtgcgtcttataaccgagtgcgccgtataaccgaataactacagtATTCTTTGTTAAGGATGGTAGTGAGGTCAATGGGAATCAGGAATTTCAAACACAATGCAACTGTTCACTAAATCAACGAACATCTGCTAATCAAAGTAAAGTGTAGCGTAATGTAACTCAACTGGATTACTCAGACATGGATAACTACATTTTGAACTCTGAATAAATATGCACTGCATATTTGCTGTCTCCGTGTCAAAGCTTCGCCTCACGCAGTAAAAATTACTTACAAGAGTCTTCCATAAAGTAGCCGCACACTATAAAGAATACGGACAAAAACTAGATGGCATCAAAGTATCGTTTTGAACTGAGTCCCACGCATGGTCGATATTGTTTCCCACTTTTTCATCtgcaaagggttttttttttctgtggaaAGGGAAGCAgttgcataaaaaaaaaacacgtttctcttttattttatatGTTTTTAGTTGCGTTCGAGTATGCCGCCAAtgtctttttattttgtttgtaaacGTTTGCGAATGCGCAGCTAATCCCCTCGCTCGTTTTGTATGAACATGCTTTAGGCAACAAAATTAATCAATAATCTTTAAATGTTGATGAACCCCTCAACGCTTTGATGGTTGTGAACGTTGTTGCATAAGAATTTTTGAATTCGATATGCAGTTAACCGATTAGTGTGTTGATTTAACAATGTGATTGCATGATGCATCCCAAATCAAAAGTCTACTGACGAACCCGACTTCACTAACCTCAAATAAAGTGCTCGACCAACTCTGTCCAAAGACAACGTCATGTCAGACGAAGTTGGCTGGACATGAACTAAAAAACCCAAAGAGAGAAACAGGAGACAAGTAAATGGTTAATAATcagcaaaaatctttaaaatgcCAGCTTGCAGTAAGTAGCATTTTATTATCAATTCCTAAAGATGCTAATCAATAAAACAGAAAAACTCTTTTAAGCGAACGAAGTATTCTTTTGATCTTCAACCAGCAGTAAGAGCAAAATTTCAGAAAGCAATGCAGCCCAGTTGTTACGGCGCTTTGCCTTGGGATCCGGGGATTCGGgtatcccgggttcaagatccGTCCTGACCACTGGATGTATTTGATCCTAGCAGTGCCTGGttcattttctcttttgcacttgtaaatagccaactggtttgccgcCGGCCGGTTGTTCtcctgttcttttgtttcgttgattgtgtttcgttggccctgaaaagcgcCTATGGGAAGTGGTCAACTAAGTATGCACGTGTGTATTTTCACAAGAGACAAaagcataaacacaagcaaCGTAAGCGAATTAAGTCTAGAGCGTCTTAACTAGTATTAGtatcaccagaaacccataagggttgaaacgtgtaacggccccttgtgtgcttggaaacaagcttctgaatattcgatttgctaagtaccatatttggaacaacaagagcgaggggtttccaaatatggtacttagcaatgaaacattcaaccaatcagttcgcactgaatattcggaagctgtgaacgcgcgttacacgtttcaacccttatgggtttctggtatcacCCAattagtggactaatgcaaatcctgcattttgattggcaaCGCTACTATTAGTAATTTAGTAACAGTCCTCGAGTAGTGacaagcgtgacgctttctttcgttttattcccaaataaatatttcttcaacttgcatttgctaacttttttACTGCCTTTTCTGTTCGACTAGttaggtgatactaaaacaattagacccttcgccctcaagggccacgggtctaattgttaaatatacctttCGTTACGTCAAAAGGTTGCCGTTCACTAGTAGGAAGCTCAAGTAAAGACGACGACCACGATGCCACAAAATAATAGGTTTGATAAACACaaacaacagctttgcacgctctgcacgtttgttttacattttggtaaatttctttgccgttctcatCCTGAAAACGACGCCAaataatcaaatttgaggttacgTGGAAGACGAGAGCACCTAACGATAACTCAATTTTCTATCCAAACACCCACATCGTTcataccaattttattcctggacTGTTGTTGATACGCACTAACTATGCCGAATTACTTGGAACAATCGCAAAATTCGTACAATAAAgggaaacaatatttttagataacgttctcgaagccgtcgttgtcgttgtccCTGCTTCACCTCCCTAAAGAGGCGCAACACGCGTTCAAAGCATGGAGCGTGTTGTGGTTGCAACGCGCAAAGCACATgatttttgagatgcggacggcaaccggaagagaacatttcgcgtgccaggacagtggtgtgtCCCAGAGTTTTAcactaatcgtctctaatgcACAGAAGATACTTAagaatataaatgtggttgtgtgaagacaagttaaaggggaaaacagctcacttccggttgtcgtccgcatctcaaaaacgcaaggacgacgacgacggctacgaaaaagccacaaaacaatggacTTCATGAACAAaaacgccctgcacgtgcgtttttcattttggcaaatttttttgccgtcctcgtcctgacaatgACGTAAACTGACTAAATTTGCGGTTGTGTAGATGACGTGAGAATctgaagaaatatttttaattttcttcccaaacaaccacaccattCATGCTAATTTTATTCCCGCAATGTTGAtaacactttccattccgaacgacttggagttatcaagaaattattacaataacaggAAACAATATTTCTAGAAAACGTTCTCGTTGGCGTCTTCGTCCCGCGTCCTTTCGTAAGGTGCCTGTTTTTATCTTGACCTTGCCTCCGACCCTTCCGGTGTTACTTTCGTCGCCATATTGAATCCTTTGTCGTTTTGCTTACCTAGAAAACGTTTATGCACGGTCACCACATCTCCACCGAACAATGCTCGACAATGAAACGAGTTAACACCAACAGGGTAATCAGCATTGTTGCGACACTTCGCGGACAAAAACGAAGGTAATGGGATTGATACATTTTGATTCAGCTCTGCCATCTTTCTGGAAGCAACAAGAAGGGATGACACCCAAAAcgtctgtgatttttaaaaactactgacactttttgatatttattttatatcactctacttgtttattcattttaaagtgCCACACATCTCCTACAAAAAGGTTTTGgttatatgtttaaaatagcattttagcaggtgtttgacaattttaaagtgaatctccTCATAAAACCAAGGGTTTCTAATTTCTATTCCATGTACGGAACACACCCCAAGACCTACATTTAAATATATTCAAGTTAgtcatcatcatatctttatttaccctgaGATTTTAGAgcagcttggtgtagctaatatctccaagCATTTTACCCTGCCagccatgatacaccacagagaacagaccacaacaccagaaAAGTGAAGAGACATTAGGCATTGCTGATGACAAGGGCAAACTTAAGAAAAATCCATGTGTTTGTAACAGTATTTCAATCCATGACCTTCTGAACGATAGTTCAGATGCTCTTCCACTGAACTATAACAGACTTAAGGGGACAGGGACCCGTTCCTTGAAAGTCCTAAAAACTTTTCCGGCCGAAAACATATTTGTGAAACTGCAAAGCGCTCATTTTGGGAAGCCGACctttcaacatgttttcaagataacaaaaagaaaaatgattgtgaagtttgacgacttaagcCCTCTCCGTTTTTCAGATGTTTCAAAAGTGGCCCGTAAAGTCTCAGACtgttgagaaacgggccccagaccATCAAACTAACAGGCTCAAGTGACTAATATCCTGTACACTGCTACAACGTAAATTTATGGAAATGAGGGTGACTATACCTGCAAAGGAAGCTCATAAGATAAATatatagacagacagacagaccaCTTTGTTAAAAGTAAATGTATAGATCCGAATCAAAATTACTAATAAAGATCTAATGCGCTTTTTATCCAATCAAACAGAAGTAAAAACAAATGCTTCCCGAATAACGGGCGAGTCTGCTAGTCTCCG
The genomic region above belongs to Montipora capricornis isolate CH-2021 chromosome 5, ASM3666992v2, whole genome shotgun sequence and contains:
- the LOC138049005 gene encoding uncharacterized protein isoform X2; the encoded protein is MAELNQNVSIPLPSFLSAKCRNNADYPVGVNSFHCRALFGGDVVTVHKRFLVHVQPTSSDMTLSLDRVGRALYLSWT
- the LOC138049005 gene encoding uncharacterized protein isoform X1 gives rise to the protein MSTELIQNTAGFFIINFRSLLTCTMSVNVSITKCQMAELNQNVSIPLPSFLSAKCRNNADYPVGVNSFHCRALFGGDVVTVHKRFLVHVQPTSSDMTLSLDRVGRALYLSWT